Proteins encoded by one window of Vigna radiata var. radiata cultivar VC1973A chromosome 5, Vradiata_ver6, whole genome shotgun sequence:
- the LOC106761226 gene encoding oxysterol-binding protein-related protein 4C isoform X2, which translates to MVKMKEEKERKIVLTKPLTIDSESNSDAYKAPNLMQRMLSLFKNVRPGSDLTRFQLPPLFNLPKSQLQCYGESVYCTGSDLLSMCNNGESPIDRFISVVAWTISTTRPVTFGVAPYNPILGETHHVSKGNLNVLLEQISHHPPVAALHATDEKENIEMIWCQRPDPKFNGTSVEAKVHGIRQLKLLNHGETYETNCPHLLLRIFPVTSADWCGTVTIRCQETGIVAELSYRSNSSFLGIGGNHRVIKGKILDSSSLKVLYEVDGHWDRVVKLKDTNNKEVRVIYDAKEVLSCLETPKLKDSESVWPTESAHVWGELSEAILRKDWEKAREAKQEIEERQRKLLKERESKGETWVSKHFVVSNNKEGWECSPIQNTVPAAPITAQ; encoded by the exons ATG GTTAagatgaaagaggaaaaagagaggaaaattGTACTCACAAAGCCATTAACAATAGACAGTGAATCTAATTCAGACGCGTATAAAGCCCCTAATCTTATGCAACGAATGCTCAGTTTATTCAAGAATGTACGCCCCGGTTCTGACCTCACACGCTTTCAG CTGCCACCACTATTCAACTTACCGAAGTCACAACTTCAGTGCTATGGTGAATCTGTGTATTGCACAGGTTCAGACTTGCTAAGTATGTGCAACAATGGAGAGAGTCCGATTGACAGGTTCATATCTGTTGTAGCATGGACCATATCTACCACTCGCCCTGTGACTTTTGGGGTTGCGCCTTATAATCCAATTCTTGGTGAGACACACCATGTTTCAAAGGGAAACCTTAATGTGTTATTGGAGCAG ATTTCACATCACCCTCCAGTAGCTGCTCTCCATGCAACTGATGAGAAGGAAAACATTGAAATGATATGGTGCCAGCGACCTGATCCAAAGTTTAATG GCACATCAGTTGAAGCTAAAGTGCATGGTATTCGGCAGCTGAAGCTTCTCAATCATGGTGAAACATATGAAACGAATTGCCCTCACCTTTTACTTAGAATTTTTCCAGTTACTTCGGCTGATTGGTGTGGCACAGTTACCATCCGGTGCCAAGAGACAGGCATAGTGGCTGAGTTATCCTACAGATCAAATAGTTCCTTTCTAGGAATTGGAGGGAATCATAGAGTGATCAAAGGAAAGATCCTTGACTCTTCATCATTAAAAGTTTTGTATGAAGTTGATGGTCATTGGGATAG GGTTGTAAAATTGAAGGATACAAATAATAAGGAAGTAAGAGTAATATATGATGCAAAGGAAGTTCTGTCATGTCTGGAAACTCCAAAACTCAAGGATTCGGAG AGTGTGTGGCCAACTGAATCAGCTCATGTTTGGGGAGAACTGAGTGAAGCCATATTGAGGAAGGACTGGGAGAAAGCAAGAGAAGCAAAGCAAGAAATTGAGGAAAGACAAAGGAAGCtcttgaaagaaagagagtCAAAAGGAGAAACATGGGTTTCTAAGCATTTTGTAGTATCTAACAACAAAGAAGGGTGGGAATGTTCACCTATTCAAAACACTGTACCAGCTGCCCCCATCACAGCACAATAA
- the LOC106761226 gene encoding oxysterol-binding protein-related protein 4C isoform X1: MVQVKMKEEKERKIVLTKPLTIDSESNSDAYKAPNLMQRMLSLFKNVRPGSDLTRFQLPPLFNLPKSQLQCYGESVYCTGSDLLSMCNNGESPIDRFISVVAWTISTTRPVTFGVAPYNPILGETHHVSKGNLNVLLEQISHHPPVAALHATDEKENIEMIWCQRPDPKFNGTSVEAKVHGIRQLKLLNHGETYETNCPHLLLRIFPVTSADWCGTVTIRCQETGIVAELSYRSNSSFLGIGGNHRVIKGKILDSSSLKVLYEVDGHWDRVVKLKDTNNKEVRVIYDAKEVLSCLETPKLKDSESVWPTESAHVWGELSEAILRKDWEKAREAKQEIEERQRKLLKERESKGETWVSKHFVVSNNKEGWECSPIQNTVPAAPITAQ; the protein is encoded by the exons ATGGTGCAGGTTAagatgaaagaggaaaaagagaggaaaattGTACTCACAAAGCCATTAACAATAGACAGTGAATCTAATTCAGACGCGTATAAAGCCCCTAATCTTATGCAACGAATGCTCAGTTTATTCAAGAATGTACGCCCCGGTTCTGACCTCACACGCTTTCAG CTGCCACCACTATTCAACTTACCGAAGTCACAACTTCAGTGCTATGGTGAATCTGTGTATTGCACAGGTTCAGACTTGCTAAGTATGTGCAACAATGGAGAGAGTCCGATTGACAGGTTCATATCTGTTGTAGCATGGACCATATCTACCACTCGCCCTGTGACTTTTGGGGTTGCGCCTTATAATCCAATTCTTGGTGAGACACACCATGTTTCAAAGGGAAACCTTAATGTGTTATTGGAGCAG ATTTCACATCACCCTCCAGTAGCTGCTCTCCATGCAACTGATGAGAAGGAAAACATTGAAATGATATGGTGCCAGCGACCTGATCCAAAGTTTAATG GCACATCAGTTGAAGCTAAAGTGCATGGTATTCGGCAGCTGAAGCTTCTCAATCATGGTGAAACATATGAAACGAATTGCCCTCACCTTTTACTTAGAATTTTTCCAGTTACTTCGGCTGATTGGTGTGGCACAGTTACCATCCGGTGCCAAGAGACAGGCATAGTGGCTGAGTTATCCTACAGATCAAATAGTTCCTTTCTAGGAATTGGAGGGAATCATAGAGTGATCAAAGGAAAGATCCTTGACTCTTCATCATTAAAAGTTTTGTATGAAGTTGATGGTCATTGGGATAG GGTTGTAAAATTGAAGGATACAAATAATAAGGAAGTAAGAGTAATATATGATGCAAAGGAAGTTCTGTCATGTCTGGAAACTCCAAAACTCAAGGATTCGGAG AGTGTGTGGCCAACTGAATCAGCTCATGTTTGGGGAGAACTGAGTGAAGCCATATTGAGGAAGGACTGGGAGAAAGCAAGAGAAGCAAAGCAAGAAATTGAGGAAAGACAAAGGAAGCtcttgaaagaaagagagtCAAAAGGAGAAACATGGGTTTCTAAGCATTTTGTAGTATCTAACAACAAAGAAGGGTGGGAATGTTCACCTATTCAAAACACTGTACCAGCTGCCCCCATCACAGCACAATAA
- the LOC106761726 gene encoding uncharacterized protein LOC106761726, translated as MGACFSSKPSSTTNNVRLVHLSGYVEDFEKPISVSQLTGTSQKHFVCTSLQLLSPCSKPLNGDTELQPGNVYFMLPYSILQADVSPVDLASLAKRLTAIAKTSKGSSLKDGPFSSQQGLNDVWSSPSRSPGRLGVVERSPCRVQPWKPILDTIREKSFNRRSESDLQEHI; from the coding sequence ATGGGAGCCTGTTTTTCTTCCAAACCATCCTCCACAACCAACAATGTCCGTTTGGTTCATCTCAGTGGATATGTGGAGGATTTTGAGAAGCCAATTTCTGTGAGCCAACTCACTGGCACCTCTCAGAAGCACTTTGTTTGTACCTCACTTCAGCTTCTTTCACCTTGCTCAAAACCATTGAATGGAGACACAGAACTTCAACCTGGGAATGTCTACTTCATGCTACCATACTCAATCCTTCAAGCTGATGTTTCTCCTGTGGATTTGGCTTCCCTTGCAAAGAGGCTCACTGCAATAGCAAAAACCAGCAAAGGGTCTTCCCTCAAAGATGGTCCTTTCTCAAGCCAACAAGGGTTGAACGATGTTTGGAGTTCGCCTTCAAGGAGTCCTGGGAGGCTTGGTGTGGTTGAACGAAGTCCATGTAGAGTGCAGCCTTGGAAACCTATCTTGGACACCATCAGAGAGAAGTCTTTCAATCGGAGAAGTGAATCAGATTTGCAAGAAcatatttga
- the LOC106762580 gene encoding pentatricopeptide repeat-containing protein At5g57250, mitochondrial: protein MLFHPRPWSLQTLLKRGFTPTPKPINRFLLFLFHLQKFNLITHFFSQLQTNNAPTNPRTLSLLTWALLKSHNFEQAEKFMHTHLKITHPFMWDTLIQGLCAQRHDPEKALSVLRRCVRDRAVVPSSFTFCFIVHELSSKGLMGMAVEVLELMAEDGVRYPFDDFVCSSVISGYCRVGKPELGVDFFKRVTDCGGFRPNVVTCTALVMALCKMGRVGEVCGLVQWMEKEGLALDVVLYSAWACGYVEERVLVEVLRRMREMEEKGIGHDCVSYTVLVDGFSKLGDVEKSFTFLAKMIKEGHRPNKVTYSAIMSAYCKKGKVEEAFVVFESMKELGIEMDEYVFVILIDGFGKRGDFNKVFSLFDEMERSEISPSVVTYNAVMNGLSKHGRTVEADELSKNVAADVITYSTLLHGYTEEENIPGILQTKKRIEESGIAMDVVMCNVLIKALFMMGAFEDVHALYRGMSEMDLVPNSVTYCTMIDGYCKVGRIDEALEVFDEFRKTSILSQACYNSIINGLCKNGMAEMAIDALLELHNSGLELNIGTFRMLMNTIFEENNTKEALDFVYRMDGLGPDIYSAVCNYSIFLLCQRGLLDDANHMCMMLKKRGQPVTDKSYYSILRGYLSNGNREKILPLLNSFLKEYGLVEPTVQIILACYLCLKDVNRALQYLGKMVDKSFADIFPASILKILIKEGRSIDAYKLVTETQDNLLVTYFDYAIVIDGLCKGGYLNKALDLCSFVERKGMNLNIVIYNSIINGLCHEGCLIEAFRLLDSLEKLNLVPSEITYATVVYALCREGFLLDAEHIFRKMILKGFQPKVQVYNSLLDGFSKLGQLEKAFELLIDMETKYIEPDSLTISAAINCYCQKGDMQGALEFYYKFKMKSVSPDFFGFLYLIRGLCSKGRMEEARSVLREMLQSKHVAELINIVNKEADSESISDFLTTLCEQGRVQEAVTVLNEIARIIFPVQKLSTYKRQKIYEWKDFGSKCSSILPSSCKSGWNLGSCDDKDVNNLATNNSDCMTRSQMQGFDFYYSRIAALCTKGELQKANQSAKEMLSDLTESMN, encoded by the coding sequence ATGTTGTTCCACCCACGACCTTGGTCCCTCCAAACCTTGCTCAAGCGTGGCTTCACCCCCACTCCCAAACCCATCAACCGCttccttcttttcctcttcCACCTCCAAAAGTTCAACCTAATAACCCACTTCTTCTCTCAGCTGCAAACCAACAACGCCCCCACCAACCCCCGAACCCTCTCCCTCCTCACATGGGCACTCCTCAAATCCCACAATTTCGAACAGGCAGAAAAATTCATGCACACTCACTTGAAAATCACTCACCCCTTCATGTGGGACACCCTCATCCAAGGCCTCTGTGCCCAACGCCACGACCCTGAGAAAGCTCTCTCCGTTTTGCGGCGTTGTGTGAGGGACCGTGCTGTAGTTCCTTCTTCTTTCACCTTTTGTTTTATAGTCCATGAATTGAGCTCAAAGGGGCTGATGGGTATGGCCGTTGAGGTGCTGGAGTTGATGGCTGAGGATGGAGTTAGGTACCCTTTTGATGATTTTGTGTGTAGTTCCGTGATTTCTGGGTATTGTAGGGTTGGAAAACCGGAACTTGGGGTGGATTTTTTTAAGAGAGTCACTGATTGTGGCGGGTTTAGGCCCAATGTGGTGACGTGCACGGCTCTTGTGATGGCTCTTTGTAAGATGGGGAGGGTTGGAGAAGTATGTGGTTTGGTCCAGTGGATGGAGAAGGAAGGGTTGGCATTGGATGTTGTTTTGTATAGTGCTTGGGCTTGTGGATATGTTGAGGAGAGGGTTTTGGTTGAGGTTTTAAGGAGGATGAGGGAAATGGAGGAGAAGGGTATAGGCCATGATTGTGTGAGTTATACTGTGCTTGTAGATGGGTTCTCCAAGCTAGGTGATGTGGAGAAGTCGTTTACTTTCTTGGCCAAGATGATAAAAGAAGGACACAGACCTAATAAAGTCACATACAGTGCAATCATGTCTGCTTATTGTAAGAAGGGTAAGGTGGAGGAAGCGTTCGTTGTTTTCGAAAGCATGAAAGAATTAGGAATTGAAATGGATGAATATGTGTTTGTGATTTTGATTGATGGGTTTGGAAAGAGAGGGGATTTCAATAAGGTGTTTAGTCTGTTTGATGAAATGGAGAGGAGCGAGATCAGCCCTAGTGTTGTTACATACAATGCTGTTATGAATGGTTTATCCAAGCATGGGAGGACAGTCGAGGCGGATGAGTTATCGAAAAATGTTGCTGCAGATGTGATTACATACAGCACACTTTTGCATGGGTATACTGAAGAAGAGAACATTCCCGGGATTTTGCAGACAAAGAAGCGAATAGAAGAATCTGGGATAGCTATGGATGTTGTGATGTGTAATGTACTGATCAAAGCACTGTTTATGATGGGGGCTTTTGAAGATGTTCATGCACTTTACAGAGGAATGTCTGAAATGGATCTGGTTCCAAATTCAGTGACTTACTGCACAATGATTGATGGCTATTGCAAGGTAGGTAGAATTGACGAGGCACTTGAGGTATTTGATGAATTTAGAAAGACTTCAATCTTGTCACAGGCGTGCTACAATAGTATTATTAATGGCCTTTGCAAGAATGGTATGGCAGAAATGGCCATTGATGCATTACTTGAACTCCATAACTCAGGTCTCGAGTTGAATATAGGTACATTTAGGATGTTAATGAATACaatatttgaagaaaacaatacaaaagaGGCTTTAGATTTTGTTTACAGAATGGATGGTTTGGGACCAGACATATATAGTGCAGTATGTAAttattctatctttttattatgTCAAAGAGGATTACTTGATGATGCAAATCATATGTGCATGATGCTGAAAAAGAGAGGTCAACCTGTCACGGACAAGTCTTATTACTCAATTTTGAGAGGGTATCTTAGTAATGGGAACAGGGAGAAAATTCTGCCCCTTTTGAATAGCTTCCTGAAAGAATATGGTCTAGTTGAACCAACGGTACAAATTATACTCGCATGTTACCTCTGTCTGAAAGATGTCAACCGTGCCCTTCAGTATCTTGGAAAAATGGTGGATAAATCTTTTGCCGACATTTTCCCTGCCTCTATTCTTAAGATTCTCATAAAGGAAGGTAGATCTATAGATGCATATAAGCTTGTCACAGAGACTCAAGATAATTTACTAGTCACATATTTTGATTATGCAATTGTTATTGATGGCTTGTGCAAGGGTGGATATCTCAATAAAGCATTGGATCTCTGTTCCTTTGTTGAAAGGAAGGGGATGAATTTGAACATAGTCATATATAATTCAATCATAAATGGATTGTGCCATGAGGGATGTCTTATTGAAGCATTTCGGCTGTTAGATTCGTTAGAAAAACTTAATTTAGTACCCTCTGAAATAACTTACGCTACAGTAGTTTATGCTCTATGTAGAGAGGGGTTTTTGCTAGATGCAGAGCATATTTTCAGGAAAATGATCCTCAAGGGCTTTCAGCCTAAAGTACAAGTTTACAACTCATTACTTGATGGATTTTCTAAGCTTGGACAATTAGAAAAGGCATTTGAGCTTCTTATTGATATGGAGACAAAATATATCGAGCCTGACAGTTTGACTATTAGTGCTGCAATTAATTGCTATTGCCAAAAGGGTGACATGCAAGGAGCCCTTGAATTCTATTATAAGTTCAAGATGAAATCTGTATCACCTGATTTTTTTGGCTTCTTATATTTGATAAGAGGTCTTTGTTCCAAGGGAAGGATGGAAGAAGCCAGGAGTGTCTTGAGAGAGATGCTCCAATCCAAGCATGTGGCAGAATTGATAAACATAGTCAACAAGGAGGCTGATAGTGAGTCAATAAGTGATTTCCTTACCACTTTGTGTGAGCAAGGAAGGGTTCAAGAAGCTGTTACAGTTCTCAATGAAATTGCCCGTATAATTTTTCCCGTTCAAAAGTTGTCCACTTATAAACGACAAAAGATTTATGAATGGAAGGATTTTGGTTCTAAATGCTCAAGCATTCTACCTTCCTCTTGCAAAAGTGGTTGGAATCTTGGATCTTGTGATGACAAAGATGTAAATAATCTTGCAACAAATAACAGTGATTGTATGACAAGATCCCAGATGCAGGGTTTTGACTTCTATTATTCTAGAATAGCTGCACTTTGTACCAAAGGGGAACTTCAGAAAGCAAATCAATCAGCGAAAGAAATGCTTTCTGATCTGACAGAGTCCATGAACTAA
- the LOC106761671 gene encoding aspartic proteinase CDR1-like, protein MAFAYEQFLLLLMAFSTCFSSTSSNSSVKPQRLVSRLIHPGSIHHPHYKPHATAQDRIQLDIQQSAARLAYIQARIEGSLVSNNDNKASVSPSLTARTILANISIGQPPIPQLVIIDTASDSFWIMCSPCTNCDNHLGPLFDPSKSSTFFPQCKIPCLFKGCKCDPIPFRASYADGSTASGTYGRDTVVFETTDEGTSKIFDVLFGCGHYIGYDSDPGHNGILGLNSAVESLATKMGRKFSYCIGNLADPHYNYNQLILGEGADLEGFSTPFQVHNGFYYVTMEGISIGEKMLDIPPRTFERKENGTGGVIIDTGSTISYLVDNVHKLIYKEVRNLIGRSFRGAIIENSPWMLCYYGSINKDLAGFPVVTFHFAEGADLAMDSGSFFSQVSNDIFCMTIGPASNIDIKSKPSVVGLLAQQSYNVGYDLVNNYVYFQRIDCELLSG, encoded by the coding sequence ATGGCATTTGCATATGaacaatttcttcttttgttgatgGCTTTTTCAACATGTTTCTCATCAACTAGCAGCAATTCATCTGTTAAACCTCAAAGACTGGTCTCCAGACTCATTCACCCAGGCTCAATTCATCATCCTCACTACAAGCCACATGCAACAGCTCAAGACCGAATTCAACTTGATATCCAACAATCAGCAGCACGTTTAGCCTACATACAAGCAAGGATAGAAGGTTCTTTGGTCTCTAATAATGACAACAAAGCTAGTGTTTCTCCCTCTTTAACTGCTAGAACCATACTGGCCAATATCTCAATAGGCCAACCCCCTATCCCACAACTAGTTATTATAGACACTGCCAGTGACAGCTTCTGGATCATGTGCTCCCCTTGCACAAATTGTGACAACCATTTAGGNCCACTCTTTGACCCCTCAAAGTCTTCCACCTTTTTCCCACAGTGCAAAATACCATGTCTCTTCAAGGGTTGTAAATGTGACCCTATTCCATTTCGTGCCTCTTATGCAGATGGCTCCACAGCTTCAGGAACATATGGTCGTGATACTGTTGTCTTTGAGACAACTGATGAAGGTACCTCTAAGATATTTGATGTACTATTTGGATGTGGCCACTACATTGGATACGATTCGGATCCAGGACATAATGGAATACTAGGACTAAACAGTGCAGTTGAATCTTTGGCAACAAAAATGGGTAGAAAGTTTTCTTACTGCATAGGCAACCTGGCTGACCCTCATTACAATTACAACCAACTGATATTAGGTGAAGGGGCAGATCTTGAAGGTTTTTCCACCCCTTTTCAAGTCCACAATGGCTTTTATTATGTCACCATGGAAGGCATAAGTATAGGGGAGAAAATGCTTGACATACCTCCAAGAACttttgagagaaaagagaatgGCACAGGAGGAGTCATCATTGACACAGGCAGCACTATCAGCTACCTAGTTGATAATGTGCATAAACTAATCTACAAAGAAGTTAGAAATCTCATTGGTAGGTCCTTTAGAGGAGCAATAATTGAAAATTCCCCATGGATGTTGTGTTATTATGGTAGTATCAACAAAGATCTAGCTGGGTTTCCAGTGGTTACATTCCATTTTGCTGAAGGAGCAGATTTGGCTATGGATTCTGGAAGCTTTTTTAGTCAAGTCAGTAATGACATATTCTGCATGACTATAGGTCCAGCCAGTAACATCGACATTAAAAGTAAGCCTTCAGTTGTTGGATTGTTAGCCCAACAGAGCTACAACGTGGGATATGACCTTGTTAATAACTATGTTTATTTCCAAAGAATTGATTGTGAACTTCTTAGTGGTTGA